CTGACGATTTCATGGACGAGGACGAATCCACGCTTGAAAGCTGACACGCAGCACAACTGCAAGGGGCGGGCTACTTCCAGTGAGCTGGAAATAGCCCGCCTTGTTGGCGTCATTGCGGCTCTTCGTGAACACTGCCCGTGGACGGCCGCCCTGACTCATGAATCCTTGACTAAGTACCTGTTGGAGGAATCCTACGAGTTCATTGAAGCCGTTGAAACACAACACACAGCCGAAATGGCTAATGAGCTGGGCGATATTCTGCTGCAGGTGGTGCTCCACGCCAACCTGGCTGCGGAGCAGGGCCACTTTGGGCTTGCCGATGTGGCCCATGGGCTCTCGGAAAAAATGATTCGGCGCAGTCCGCACGTCTTCCACGCCGACGGCACCCTACAGGAGAGCTTTCCTGCTTCCATCGCTGAAATCGAAGAGACGTGGGAACGGGTTAAAGCCGCCGAACGTGCCAAACGCATCGAAGAAACGGGCTCGGAAAAAGCGCCTGCACAGTCCAGTCCTTTCACAGGGATTCCGGCCACGCTGCCGGCGCTGGCCATGGCACAAAAGGTTGTGGAGCGCGCGGAACGCGCCGGCATTGATCTGGAGCGCGCCCAGCCCAGAGTGGCCCAGCCCACCACGGGCGTGGGCGCTCTCGGTGAGTGGATCGGCACTGAAGAAGAGCTCGGGAACGTACTGTTCGACGTCGTCCGTCTTGCCCAACAGCGTGGCTTGGATGCCGAGCAGGCCCTGCGCAAGACAGTGCACAAGACGCTGCGCAAGACACAGCGCAAAACACAGCACAAGACACAGCGCAATGTGCGCCGCAACCACTAAGGCAAGCGTCCGCTGCTTCAACTGGTGCCAATCTCGCCACGCCATATTGGCGCTCTGAGCGTAGCAATGAGTGCCCGGTCACTCGGGCGGGTTAGGCTTGAGGGGACAGCGTGGTCGACATTTACACTACAAAGCTGACTTTTAGGAGCAATACGTGGCACTTATTGAAGCCATCCATGCACGCGAAATTTTGGATTCCCGTGGAAACCCGACCGTAGAGGTTGAGGTTCTCCTTGAAGATGGAGCCATGGGCCGCGCAGGCGTTCCCTCCGGCGCATCAACAGGTGCCTTTGAGGCCTCGGAACTCCGCGACGGCGACAAGAACCGGTACCAGGGCAAGGGTGTTTTGCAGGCAGTTGAGGCTGTTCTGGAAGTTATTGCACCCGAGCTTGAAGGCATCGACGCAACTGACCAGCGCCTGATTGACTCCATGATGCTGGAGTTGGACGGCACCCCGAACAAGGCAAAACTTGGCGCCAACGCCATCTTGGGTGTTTCCTTGGCCGTGGCCAGTGCCGCAGCCGAGTCTGCCGGACTGCCGTTGTACCGCTACTTGGGCGGACCCAACGCGCATGTGCTGCCAGTACCGATGATGAACATCCTCAACGGTGGCTCACACGCCGACTCCGATGTGGACATTCAGGAATTCATGGTGGTGCCGATGGGTGCCTCCACGTTCTCCGAGGGTCTGCGCTGGGGCGTTGAGATCTACCACAACCTCAAGTCAGTACTGCAGGAAAAGGGTCTGGCAACGGGCCTGGGTGATGAGGGCGGCTTCGCACCGAACCTCCCCTCCAACCGTGCAGCCTTGGATCTGATCATGGAAGCCATCAAGCGCGCAGGCTACGAAGCTGGCAAGGACGTGGGCTTGGCCCTGGACGTTGCCTCCTCCGAGTTCTTCAAAGACGGTACGTACCAGTTCGAGGGCAAGTCCCTTTCAGCCGCTGAAATGAGCGCGTACTACACCGAGCTTGTGGCTGACTACCCGCTGGTCTCCATCGAAGATCCTTTGGATGAAGACGATTGGGAAGGCTGGAAGACCCTCACGGACGCCATTGGTGAGAAGATCCAGATTGTTGGAGATGACCTGTTCGTCACCAACCCGGAACGTCTTGCCCGCGGTATCGAGTCAAACACCGCCAACTCACTGCTGGTGAAGGTGAACCAGATTGGTACGCTCACCGAGACCCTGGACGCAGTGTCCATGGCCCAGCGCGCCGGTTACACCACCATCACCTCGCACCGTTCAGGCGAAACCGAAGACACCACCATTGCTGACATCTGCGTTGCCACCAACGCCGGTCAGATCAAAACAGGTGCCCCGGCCCGCTCAGAGCGTGTTGCCAAGTACAACCAGTTGCTGCGCATCGAAGAAGAACTTGACGACGCCGCACGCTACGCAGGCCGCAGCGCGTTCCCGCGTTTCAAGGGCTAAATAGCAGCAAGGGCCGCGGCAGCTGGCTAAGGTTGAACACACACCTTGGTTCGTTGTCGCGGCTTTGCCGTCTCCGGAAACAGTTGTAGCCCCCACTTTCACGGCCGGGGCACGAATTGATCGGTAGCAGTACTTAGGAGAAGCATGGCCTCACGACGGCCCTCAGTGCCTAAAGCACAATTCACGGCCGGTATTGGCAGTGACCCGGACAAAGCTGGCAAAAAAGCTGCACTGCCGAGTACGACGGCGGATCCCACCCCAGCTGATTCGCCCACCCCCAGCGGCGGCAAGTCCGGCGCGGCCGGTAAGGGAAGCCCGGTGGGGAAGTCCGGCCCGGCAGGCAAGTCCGGCGCGGCAGGCAAGGGAAGCCCGGCCGGTAAGGGAATCAAAGGGGCGAAGAGTGGCCGGCAGCGTGCAACTGGACCCAATAGCCGTAACAGCCAAGATGGATTACCCCAGACTGGCGGGGACAGCCCAGTCCCGGCTCGTTCCTTTTCGGGACGACTGCTGGTGTTGGGGCTGACCATGGCCGTTGTCACCTTGCTGCTGGCACCGAACGTGCATACTTTCTTGGAACAGCGAGCCGAGATCGCCTCACTACACGAAGACATTGCGGCCAAGGAAAGCCAGCAAAGCGCTTACAAATCTGAGCTGGCCCGGTGGGATGATCCTGCTTTCATCAAACAGCAGGCTCGTGATCGAGTGAGCATGCTCATGCCCGGGGAAACCGGATATTGGGTTTATGGTGCCAACGGCGTGGAAGCACTTGATGACTCGGTTGATGCTGCCAAGGCAGCAGCCGCCCAAGCCACCACCGCCAAGAACGCCACAGCCATACAAGTTGACCCCTGGGTGGATAGTTTGTGGGAGGCGGTACAGAAATCTGCCGTGGTGGAAGTCCCTGCGGCAGCACCGCCAGCACCGCCAGCACCGGAACCCGCGCCGGCTCCCTGAACCGCCAGCACCGGAACCCGCGCCGGCTCCCTGAACCGCCAGCACCGGAACCCGCGCCGGCTCCCTGAACCGGTGTTGGGATTCGCCGGCGCTAAAGTGTCACGGGGAAAGTAGGCAAGGCCGTGCTGTGACAGCACGCTAAAATAACTGGTTGAACACTTTTCCCACATTATGTGGGGCCAGAGCCGCCGCTCAGCAACGCAGTAAGTAACGCATCAACGCAGTCAAACAGTTTCAGGAAAGGCCCCCGTGCCCGCAACGCCCAGTAACGCCCCGGGTGGACGTGTCCCCACTCAGCTTGATCTTGATACTCTCAGCCGCCAGCTCAACCGGCCTGTGCGTGACGTGGTGGAGATCCCGGCCAGGTGTGTCTGCGGGAATCCGCTGGTTGCTGCCACAGCTCCGCGACTCAGCAATGGGATTCCATTCCCCACCACATATTATCTAACACACCCCGTCCTGACAGCCGCGGCTTCACGTTTGGAGGCTGCTGGTCTCATGAATGAAATGACCGACCGGTTGGGTAGCGAGGACGATCTGGCTGCTGCCTACCTCAAAGCCCACGAGAGCTACATTGCAGCACGTGAAGCCATCGGAGAGCGGGCCGGTACGGGGCCGGTTCCAGAGATCGCTGGAATTTCGGCAGGGGGCATGCCTACCCGAGTGAAATGCTTGCATGTACTGATTGGCCACGCCCTTGCCGCAGGCCCGGGCGTCAACCCGCTCGGTGATGAGGCGCTTGCCGCCGTTGGACAGTGGTGGACTGCGCAGACGTGTCATTGCGAAGGGGCCTGGAACAATGAAGCGCCAGTACCGCACAAGGACTTGAGCCGTCACGTCAAACATTTGAACCAGCAAGGGAGCTAAGCAAAAATGCGTGTGGCAGCCATTGATTGTGGAACCAATTCCATCCGTCTGCTCATCGCCGACGTTATCCAAGACCCAGATGACGGGGCGAAGCTGACAGATGTGCATCGTGAAATGCGGGCCGTCAGGCTGGGCCAGGGTGTTGATGTCACAGGTGTATTGGCAGAAGATGCCCTTGAGAGAACGTTCGCTGCAGTAGATGACTATGCGGCACTCATCACTGCTGCACGTGTGGAACGCGTCAGATTCGTTGCCACCAGCGCCACACGTGACGCCGGCAACCGCGACGTTTTTGTTGCAGGAATTCAGGACAGGCTCGGCGTGTTACCGGACGTTGCCAGTGGCGCCGAAGAGGCCGCACTCTCATTTGCCGGTGCGGTGAGCGTTTTGCCCGTGCTGGATGATCGCAACGTCCTTGTTGTAGACCTTGGTGGGGGCAGCACTGAGTTTGTCCTTGGCGATGCATCAGGCGTTCGCGGCTCGCTCAGCACCAACATGGGCTGTGTGCGCTTCACCGAGCGCTATCTAAAAAGTGATCCGCCCACCGCTGCCCAGATCACGGCCGCAGAGGCCGCGATCGAAGAGAAATTAAATGACGTCCTGGCGGTGCTTCCACTAGGAGAGATCGATGGTGTGGTTGGTGTTGCAGGCTCAATAACCACTGTCACCGCACAAGCCCTGGGGTTGGCCAGTTATCAGAGCAAGGTGATTCATGCCGCCGTCGTTCCGTTGGAAGAAATAGACAAAGCAGCATCCGCGTTACTTGCCATGACGCGCAAAGAACGAGGCGAGCTTGGCTTCATGCATCCCGGGCGTGTCGACGTCATTGGCGCTGGAGCACTCATCTGGCGCACCGTGCTGCGCCGCCTGGCAAAGCTCAGCGGGGGGAGCCTGGAATCGGCAACTACCAGCGAACACGATATTCTGGACGGAATCGCACTGGCAGCAGCCCATAGCTGAGCCTGTTATTTTACGGAAACGAGCGTTCATGAAGTTTGGTCCACGGTTGCGATCCATCGCCGCCGCGTTGATGACGCTTGCCCTGGCCGGGTCATTTGTTGTGTTGACGGCCCCTGCTGCCTCCGCAGATGACATCCGCAACCGGGAGTTCTGGCTGGAACAATCCGGCGTGGAGAAAGCTTGGGAGGTCTCCCAAGGTGAAGGCGTGAAGGTTGCCATCATCGATAGCGGCATTGACTCCTCTCACCCCGACCTCAAGGGTGCCGTGGTAGGCGGGAAAGACATGTCAGGTGCCGGAATTCCTGGTGGCACCAAAGGTGTTGGCGCCGAACCCGAGCACGGCACATTGGTTGCCACAATGTTGGCTGGACGTGGCCACAAGACAAGTACCGCCAGCCCCTCAGCTTCAGCAAAACCCGGCACGACGGCGCCGCTAAAGGACACTGTCGGGGCAGGGCCCGATGGGGTCATCGGTGTGGCTCCGAAGGCTGAACTGCTCAGCGTCTCCGTGTGGTTGGGCGCTGATAACCCGTCAGGTAAAAACATTGACGATCAGATCCCGGCTGCAGTGAAATGGGCTGTGGATCACGGTGCCAAGGTCATTAACATGTCCCTTGGCAGCACCTCAACAGCCTGGCCACAAAGCTGGGACGACGCGTTTGCTTATGCGGAGTCAAAAGATGTTG
This genomic window from Arthrobacter sp. TMP15 contains:
- a CDS encoding MazG family protein, with product MKADTQHNCKGRATSSELEIARLVGVIAALREHCPWTAALTHESLTKYLLEESYEFIEAVETQHTAEMANELGDILLQVVLHANLAAEQGHFGLADVAHGLSEKMIRRSPHVFHADGTLQESFPASIAEIEETWERVKAAERAKRIEETGSEKAPAQSSPFTGIPATLPALAMAQKVVERAERAGIDLERAQPRVAQPTTGVGALGEWIGTEEELGNVLFDVVRLAQQRGLDAEQALRKTVHKTLRKTQRKTQHKTQRNVRRNH
- the eno gene encoding phosphopyruvate hydratase: MALIEAIHAREILDSRGNPTVEVEVLLEDGAMGRAGVPSGASTGAFEASELRDGDKNRYQGKGVLQAVEAVLEVIAPELEGIDATDQRLIDSMMLELDGTPNKAKLGANAILGVSLAVASAAAESAGLPLYRYLGGPNAHVLPVPMMNILNGGSHADSDVDIQEFMVVPMGASTFSEGLRWGVEIYHNLKSVLQEKGLATGLGDEGGFAPNLPSNRAALDLIMEAIKRAGYEAGKDVGLALDVASSEFFKDGTYQFEGKSLSAAEMSAYYTELVADYPLVSIEDPLDEDDWEGWKTLTDAIGEKIQIVGDDLFVTNPERLARGIESNTANSLLVKVNQIGTLTETLDAVSMAQRAGYTTITSHRSGETEDTTIADICVATNAGQIKTGAPARSERVAKYNQLLRIEEELDDAARYAGRSAFPRFKG
- a CDS encoding septum formation initiator family protein, with amino-acid sequence MASRRPSVPKAQFTAGIGSDPDKAGKKAALPSTTADPTPADSPTPSGGKSGAAGKGSPVGKSGPAGKSGAAGKGSPAGKGIKGAKSGRQRATGPNSRNSQDGLPQTGGDSPVPARSFSGRLLVLGLTMAVVTLLLAPNVHTFLEQRAEIASLHEDIAAKESQQSAYKSELARWDDPAFIKQQARDRVSMLMPGETGYWVYGANGVEALDDSVDAAKAAAAQATTAKNATAIQVDPWVDSLWEAVQKSAVVEVPAAAPPAPPAPEPAPAP
- a CDS encoding DUF501 domain-containing protein, translated to MPATPSNAPGGRVPTQLDLDTLSRQLNRPVRDVVEIPARCVCGNPLVAATAPRLSNGIPFPTTYYLTHPVLTAAASRLEAAGLMNEMTDRLGSEDDLAAAYLKAHESYIAAREAIGERAGTGPVPEIAGISAGGMPTRVKCLHVLIGHALAAGPGVNPLGDEALAAVGQWWTAQTCHCEGAWNNEAPVPHKDLSRHVKHLNQQGS
- a CDS encoding Ppx/GppA phosphatase family protein, giving the protein MRVAAIDCGTNSIRLLIADVIQDPDDGAKLTDVHREMRAVRLGQGVDVTGVLAEDALERTFAAVDDYAALITAARVERVRFVATSATRDAGNRDVFVAGIQDRLGVLPDVASGAEEAALSFAGAVSVLPVLDDRNVLVVDLGGGSTEFVLGDASGVRGSLSTNMGCVRFTERYLKSDPPTAAQITAAEAAIEEKLNDVLAVLPLGEIDGVVGVAGSITTVTAQALGLASYQSKVIHAAVVPLEEIDKAASALLAMTRKERGELGFMHPGRVDVIGAGALIWRTVLRRLAKLSGGSLESATTSEHDILDGIALAAAHS